The sequence below is a genomic window from Luteitalea sp..
AACGTGTCGTCCGCTGGGCGGCAAACGTGCCGCGCTGGCCGACGTGTGCTTAGGCCCTTGACGGGGCCTTACCCTCTGACCTCACTCCGCATCCAGTCGACGATGGCGTCTACCAATGCGGGGATCGTGTACGTCGCAGGCATGATCGTCGTCTTGATCTCGAGCTGCTGTGCTGCTTCCGCCGTCACGGGCCCAATCGACGCGACTGCGGTCCGACTGAGAAGATCAGCCGCTTGATCCTCGCCGACGTTCGCGACGAAGTGTCGCACGCTCGACGCGCTCGTAAAGGTCACGACATCGATTTGATTTTCGAGCAGCATCTTGTAGATGTCCGGATCGCCATACCGCGATGGCGGCTCCCGAACGGTTCGGTAAGTCGTGACTTCGACGACCGTCGCACCCGCTTGTCGCAGCTCGTCCGGCAGGGTCTCACGCGCGATGTCCGCGCGCGGTAGGAGCACGCGTTGGCCGGTGAGCGCACCTCCGCCGCCGATCGCATGGACGATGGCCGCTGATCGATCCTCCGACGGGACCACATCGACGCGCAGATAGTAATGAGCGAGACGCTCAGCGGTGGAGGGGCCGACAGCGCACAGCTTCGGCCCTTTGAGCTCCCGGATGTCGCGTCCGGCACCGAGGAAGCGGCGCATGAAGTGTTCCACGCCATTGACGCTGGTGAACACGATCCAGTCATAGCGGCTCGCCTCTGCACATGCCTGCTCGAGCTGAGCGCCGTCTGCCGTCGCCTCGATGCGAATCGTCGGTGCCTCGATGGCCTGTGCGCCGAGCTCCTCGAGCCGCTCGACGAGCTCCTCCGCCTGCTCACGCGCGCGTGTGACCACGATGCGGCGGCCGAACAACGGCCGGGCGTCGAACCAGCGCAGGTGCTCTCGCAACGCCGCAACTCGGCCCACCACCAGTACCGCTGGCTGCGTCGGCGGCGTGCTCTCGATTCGAGCCGCGATCTCGCCGAGCGTCATTCGTGTGGTGTCCTGCTGCGGAAGGGTGCCGTCGGTCACGAGCGCTGCTGCTTCCTCCGATGAACACCCATTGTCGAGGAGCGCCTTCACAATCGGCGCGAGTTGACTCGGTCCGGCG
It includes:
- the cobA gene encoding uroporphyrinogen-III C-methyltransferase, which codes for MCPVYIVGAGPGDPTLITLRGHRLLKEADVVVHDHLVHPRLLRAGPPDAEYIDVGDAAPRQVAQEAICLLLVEKAREGKQVVRLKWGDPFVFDSGGKEALFLHEHGIPFEVVPGVPALVAHAAYAGIPLTYPGAGDALIFVRGYEDGTNTPPRIDWKCLARLEGSIACYAGPSQLAPIVKALLDNGCSSEEAAALVTDGTLPQQDTTRMTLGEIAARIESTPPTQPAVLVVGRVAALREHLRWFDARPLFGRRIVVTRAREQAEELVERLEELGAQAIEAPTIRIEATADGAQLEQACAEASRYDWIVFTSVNGVEHFMRRFLGAGRDIRELKGPKLCAVGPSTAERLAHYYLRVDVVPSEDRSAAIVHAIGGGGALTGQRVLLPRADIARETLPDELRQAGATVVEVTTYRTVREPPSRYGDPDIYKMLLENQIDVVTFTSASSVRHFVANVGEDQAADLLSRTAVASIGPVTAEAAQQLEIKTTIMPATYTIPALVDAIVDWMRSEVRG